DNA from Desulfuromonas sp. AOP6:
GCGCCGGACGTTTTGCCATACTAACTCTCCATCTCTATGATTTCTTTAGCTAATTCCAGATAGGCGATCGCTCCGCGAGAGGTGATGTCATATAAAATCACCGGCAGACCATGGCTAGGAGCCTCGGAAAGCCGAACGTTTCTCGGAATAACCGAGTCAAACACCTTATCGGAGAAGTGGTTCCGTATTTCATCGCTCACCAGGTGGGATAAATTATTGCGCCCGTCAAACATGGTCAACAAAATGCCGCCTATTTTTAGCCGAGGATTCAACTCTTTCTGAATAAGGCGTATGGTTTTGGTCAACTGGCTTAACCCTTCCATGGCGTAAAATTCACACTGAAGGGGAATAAGAACACTGTCGGCAGCGGTCAGGGCATTGACAGTCAGCAAGCCAAGGGAAGGAGGGCAATCTATTATAATAAAATCATACTCAGACTCAATTTCACGCAAAACGCCCTGCAGCTTCACTTCCCTGGCTAAAGCCGAAACCAGTTCAATCTCAGCACCGATAAGATCTGTATTGGCCGGAAGAATGTCCAGGTTAGGCATTTGGGTATGAAGAAGTATATCTTTGGGCTTGGCTTCACCGAGCAGGGCATTATAGATCGTCAACTCCAGAGAGCCCTTATTGACCCCAAGTCCACTGCAAGCATTCCCCTGTGGGTCCATGTCCACCAGGAGTGTCCTTTTTTCAGCAGCAGCCAGCGAAGCCGACAGATTTACGGCGGTAGTGGTCTTTCCCACACCACCTTTTTGATTAGCTACAACAATTATTTGGGCCATCGAGTCTCTCCTTACCCCCACCTCAAGAGGCCAAAGATTACCACAACAGAGGGCTTCGTCCAAGAAAAAAGGCCTTTATTACAAGACCTTATTTCGCTTCAAGATATAGTCGACCGCGTGAGTAAGAACACAATATCTTGGGTCCTACAGGTCCCTCTTAAGAACCAAAAGGGTCCTTTTTGATCCCGATGCCGGGAGTTCCAAATTCCTTATCTCCAGACAACTCACACCGACCTCACGAAGCCAGGCACTACTGGCCTCATATTCTGCTTCACCCTCAGAGCCCTTCATACTGATAAGGAGGCCATCCTTATCAAGGAACGGAACGGCCAACCCTACGAATGTTTTTAAATCCGAAAATGCCCTTGAAACAACTACATTGAAAGAACCTTTCATCTCACCCCTAGAGGCCAAATCCTCAGCCCGCCCATGACGGGATTCTATACCAGAAAGGGCCAATCGACGACAGATGTGGCGCTGAAAAAGAATCCTTTTTTGAATAGCGTCAACCATAACTACATGGAGATCCGGCAAAACTATCTTCAACGGGATCCCTGGAAGTCCAGCCCCTGACCCCAGGTCGAGAAGACTCCCTGCAGAGCTAACAAGAGGCAACAGGGTCAAGGAATCGATGAGATGTTTTTCAATGCCTTCAAGGCGATTATTGATGGCGGTCAGGTTTATCTTCTTATTCCACTCCAACAATTCATCCAAATACCACAATAGAGCCTCTGCCTGCTGATCAGACAACGTCAAAGCAACTCTCTGTGCCCACTCCTTTAACAGGGTCACATCCTTCATTTTTGTCGCCTCAGCAATATCGTCAAAATAGCAATGGCGGCAGGCGTAACTCCCGGTATCCTCATGGCCTGCCCCAGGTTCATCGGCTTTACTTTTTCCAACTTCTCTCGTACTTCCGCAGTCAAACCTGACACCGCTCGATAATCAAAGCTATCGGGGATCAAAACTTCTTCTGTCTTTCTAAATCGCTTGACCTGCTCTTCCTGTCGACGGATATACCCTTCGTATTTGACCTCAACCTGCAAAAGACTCAGCACGGCAGGCTCGAGCAATACTAAATCATGCGCCATAAAACCTACGTCTTCTATCGTCAATTCTGGCCGGCGCAAAAGCTCTTCTAAGGTCAAAGCATTTTTCAGACCTTCCAAGCCCAATCTTTGAGTAGAGTCCTTATCGCCCGGCATGAGACGAGTATTTTTCAGAATAACCCTACCTCTATCCAACGCCTCCATCTTATCGCAAAAAAAGCGCCAACGTTCTTCATCAACAAGACCGACCCTCTTGCCCACTGCGGTCAAACGCTGATCCGCGTTGTCCTCACGAAGCAACAAACGATGCTCTGCACGAGACGTAAACATTCGATAGGGCTCCTGGGTTCCCTTATTGACAAGATCATCAACCAACACACCCAGATAGGCCTGATCCCTACCAACAACCACCTCTTCCATCCCCCTTGAGAAGAGAGCAGCATTCATCCCGGCAAGCAACCCCTGGGCTGCGGCCTCTTCGTAACCGGAGGTGCCGTTAATTTGTCCAGCATGATAAAGGCCCGCTATTTCTTTGGTGGCCAAAGTCGGCCTCAGTTGAATGGGATCGACATAGTCATACTCAATCGCATACCCAGGACGCATAATTTCAACTTTTTCAAGCCCGACTATTGTCCGAAGAAAGGAAAGCTGGACATCGGGGGGCAACGATGTTGAAACGCCATTGGGGTAAAATTCACTGCTCTCCAAACCCTCCGGTTCTAAAAAGACCTGGTGCTGTCCTTTTTCAGAAAAACGAACCACCTTATCCTCAATCGAGGGACAATATCTTGCCCCAACCCCCTCTATCACCCCTGAA
Protein-coding regions in this window:
- a CDS encoding AAA family ATPase, yielding MAQIIVVANQKGGVGKTTTAVNLSASLAAAEKRTLLVDMDPQGNACSGLGVNKGSLELTIYNALLGEAKPKDILLHTQMPNLDILPANTDLIGAEIELVSALAREVKLQGVLREIESEYDFIIIDCPPSLGLLTVNALTAADSVLIPLQCEFYAMEGLSQLTKTIRLIQKELNPRLKIGGILLTMFDGRNNLSHLVSDEIRNHFSDKVFDSVIPRNVRLSEAPSHGLPVILYDITSRGAIAYLELAKEIIEMES
- the rsmG gene encoding 16S rRNA (guanine(527)-N(7))-methyltransferase RsmG; translation: MKDVTLLKEWAQRVALTLSDQQAEALLWYLDELLEWNKKINLTAINNRLEGIEKHLIDSLTLLPLVSSAGSLLDLGSGAGLPGIPLKIVLPDLHVVMVDAIQKRILFQRHICRRLALSGIESRHGRAEDLASRGEMKGSFNVVVSRAFSDLKTFVGLAVPFLDKDGLLISMKGSEGEAEYEASSAWLREVGVSCLEIRNLELPASGSKRTLLVLKRDL
- the mnmG gene encoding tRNA uridine-5-carboxymethylaminomethyl(34) synthesis enzyme MnmG, producing the protein MVNMKSSYGKKYDVIVVGAGHAGCEAALASARMGCLTLLLNISLDAVAQMSCNPAIGGLAKGHLVREVDALGGEMARNIDATGIQFRTLNMKKGPAVRASRAQADRYLYSRRMKAVVEQTPGLDLKQGVVVRLLFDESGVAGVETREGIAFQSRAVVLTTGTFMRGLIHVGLASYAGGRAGEPSSEGLSAQLKSLGFTVGRLKTGTPARLSAASIDFSCLEQQWGDEDFEPFSFVPKCRPFNQRPCFITYTNEKTHEIILNNLDRSPMYSGVIEGVGARYCPSIEDKVVRFSEKGQHQVFLEPEGLESSEFYPNGVSTSLPPDVQLSFLRTIVGLEKVEIMRPGYAIEYDYVDPIQLRPTLATKEIAGLYHAGQINGTSGYEEAAAQGLLAGMNAALFSRGMEEVVVGRDQAYLGVLVDDLVNKGTQEPYRMFTSRAEHRLLLREDNADQRLTAVGKRVGLVDEERWRFFCDKMEALDRGRVILKNTRLMPGDKDSTQRLGLEGLKNALTLEELLRRPELTIEDVGFMAHDLVLLEPAVLSLLQVEVKYEGYIRRQEEQVKRFRKTEEVLIPDSFDYRAVSGLTAEVREKLEKVKPMNLGQAMRIPGVTPAAIAILTILLRRQK